A region from the Thermococcus sp. Bubb.Bath genome encodes:
- a CDS encoding UPF0147 family protein, producing MSELIEQIVQVLKDQVVQDTVVPRNIRRAAEQAIEVLLDSSKEPTVRAADAIAILEEISEDPNMPMHTRTIIWEVLGALEQVK from the coding sequence ATGAGCGAGCTCATAGAGCAGATTGTGCAGGTTCTTAAGGATCAGGTGGTTCAGGACACAGTCGTGCCCAGGAACATAAGGCGGGCGGCCGAGCAGGCAATAGAGGTGCTCCTCGACAGCAGTAAGGAGCCGACCGTAAGGGCCGCCGATGCGATAGCCATCCTTGAGGAGATAAGTGAGGACCCCAACATGCCCATGCACACGAGGACCATCATATGGGAGGTCCTTGGGGCCCTTGAGCAGGTTAAGTGA
- a CDS encoding M20/M25/M40 family metallo-hydrolase has protein sequence MEVELLKKLVSIPSHFGSESQVSEFIGSYLEEHGLPVHYQEVEGFGSNIISRLPGKKLTIVLNGHMDTVGLSSGWSRNPWGELDGDRFYGLGSADMKGGLAALMAAFVELSQLPRKKRPNVIFTAVVDEEGYSRGAWKLIESGELRGADAVFVAEPTNETMMLGARGRFVVKLKLRGKKAHAARPENGINAIEGLSKVLSYLPRIRKRKHRRLGTGSYCTLYFHGEADGLSVPDEAEAILDRHVVIGEDWERVASELRNAASKLGVRGELEIGKFERPTPEMPPYLVRENNSFVSAFKRVYESLWGQEPEITYGQSVGDFNYFGAYLGVPTIVFGPKGANWHSADEWVSISSVRKVKQTYVEFFKALGTSKVNSRLRR, from the coding sequence GTGGAGGTAGAACTTTTAAAAAAGCTGGTTTCAATTCCATCACATTTTGGGAGCGAGTCGCAGGTATCGGAGTTCATAGGTTCGTACCTTGAGGAGCATGGTCTCCCCGTTCATTACCAGGAAGTTGAGGGGTTTGGCAGCAACATAATTTCCCGCCTTCCAGGAAAGAAGTTGACCATCGTTTTGAACGGTCACATGGACACCGTTGGTCTCTCCAGCGGCTGGAGCAGGAACCCCTGGGGAGAACTGGACGGCGACAGGTTCTACGGCCTTGGGAGCGCCGACATGAAGGGCGGATTAGCTGCTTTAATGGCAGCTTTCGTTGAGCTCTCTCAGCTTCCGAGGAAGAAGAGGCCGAACGTGATTTTCACCGCTGTCGTCGATGAGGAGGGTTACTCTAGGGGTGCGTGGAAACTTATCGAGAGCGGAGAGCTGAGAGGGGCCGATGCAGTCTTCGTGGCGGAACCCACAAACGAGACCATGATGCTTGGCGCCAGGGGTCGCTTTGTTGTCAAACTTAAGCTCAGGGGAAAGAAGGCCCACGCGGCCCGTCCTGAGAACGGCATCAACGCCATTGAGGGGCTTTCCAAGGTACTATCCTACCTTCCGCGCATCAGGAAGAGGAAGCACAGGCGCCTGGGAACCGGCTCGTACTGTACCCTCTATTTCCACGGGGAAGCGGACGGCCTCAGCGTCCCGGATGAGGCGGAGGCAATCCTTGACAGACATGTGGTAATCGGGGAGGACTGGGAAAGGGTTGCCTCCGAGCTCAGAAACGCCGCTTCTAAGCTGGGTGTTAGGGGGGAGCTTGAGATAGGGAAGTTCGAGAGGCCGACGCCGGAGATGCCCCCGTACCTGGTTCGGGAGAACAACAGTTTTGTCTCCGCGTTTAAGCGGGTTTATGAGTCCCTATGGGGACAGGAACCTGAGATAACCTACGGCCAGAGCGTCGGTGACTTCAACTACTTCGGGGCCTACCTTGGTGTTCCAACGATAGTCTTTGGACCAAAGGGGGCCAACTGGCACTCCGCGGACGAATGGGTTAGCATTTCGTCGGTCAGGAAAGTAAAGCAGACCTATGTCGAATTTTTCAAGGCTCTTGGAACCAGTAAAGTAAATTCCAGGCTCAGGCGGTAA
- the fbp gene encoding fructose-1,6-bisphosphate aldolase/phosphatase, translated as MATGEKITLSVIKADIGGWPGHSRVHPQLVETAEEILSKAVEDGTIIDFYVATCGDDLQFIMTHRKGVDSEEVHGLAWKAFEEATKVAKELGLYGAGQDLLKDAFSGNVRGMGPGVAEMEITLRKSEPVVTFHMDKTEPGAFNLPIFRMFADPFNTAGLVIDPNMHMGFRFEVWDIKEHKRVILNTPEELYDLLALIGAKSRYVIKRVFPKEGHKIDKDEPVAVISTEKLYQIAGEYVGKDDPVAIVRAQSGLPALGEVLEPFSFPHLVSGWMRGSHNGPIMPAPMHQANPTRFDGPPRVVALGWQISPKGKLVGPVDLFDDPAFDGARQKAIEIADYMRRHGPFEPHRLPMEDMEYTTLPGVLKRLEERFEKIE; from the coding sequence ATGGCAACTGGAGAAAAAATCACGTTGAGCGTTATTAAAGCCGACATCGGCGGATGGCCCGGCCATTCAAGGGTCCACCCGCAGCTCGTAGAGACGGCAGAGGAAATCCTCTCAAAGGCCGTTGAGGATGGAACCATTATAGACTTCTACGTCGCCACCTGCGGCGATGATTTACAGTTCATCATGACCCATAGGAAGGGCGTTGACAGTGAAGAGGTTCATGGTTTAGCATGGAAGGCCTTCGAGGAGGCCACCAAGGTTGCCAAAGAGCTCGGTCTCTACGGGGCCGGCCAAGACCTCCTCAAAGACGCCTTCAGCGGTAACGTCCGCGGAATGGGGCCAGGAGTGGCGGAGATGGAGATAACCCTAAGGAAGAGCGAGCCTGTCGTTACCTTCCACATGGACAAGACGGAACCCGGAGCCTTCAACCTTCCGATATTCAGGATGTTCGCGGACCCATTCAACACCGCGGGCCTTGTCATTGACCCGAACATGCACATGGGCTTCCGCTTCGAGGTCTGGGACATAAAGGAGCACAAGCGCGTTATCCTCAACACACCAGAGGAGCTCTACGATCTCCTAGCCCTCATCGGCGCCAAGAGCCGCTACGTGATCAAGAGGGTCTTCCCAAAGGAAGGCCACAAGATAGACAAGGATGAGCCCGTGGCCGTTATCAGCACGGAGAAACTCTACCAGATAGCGGGAGAGTACGTCGGAAAGGACGACCCCGTTGCCATCGTCAGGGCCCAGAGCGGCCTTCCAGCGCTCGGCGAAGTCCTTGAGCCATTCTCATTCCCGCACCTCGTCAGCGGCTGGATGCGCGGTTCCCACAACGGCCCAATAATGCCCGCCCCGATGCACCAGGCCAACCCGACCAGGTTCGACGGTCCCCCGAGGGTTGTCGCCCTCGGCTGGCAGATAAGTCCAAAAGGAAAGCTCGTCGGCCCAGTTGACCTCTTTGACGACCCGGCGTTCGACGGTGCGAGGCAGAAGGCAATAGAAATAGCGGATTACATGCGCAGGCACGGACCCTTCGAGCCGCACAGGCTCCCGATGGAGGACATGGAGTACACCACCCTGCCAGGTGTCCTCAAGAGGCTTGAGGAGAGGTTCGAGAAAATCGAGTGA
- a CDS encoding PadR family transcriptional regulator — protein sequence MSDSVVRNMFTVPMRNLILLIIGLKGESHGYEILKEIEKVSRGTWKPSHGNLYIMLNKMVEEGLIEPREEYHGKRKLVKYTLTEKGWNYMKEANELALQSLYIAVQYHEMLREKLKEMGYGKEITVEAIDGYVELLDRIISILEEKKKSLMELKEKAGKEKERGEPVTGTGS from the coding sequence ATGTCGGACTCAGTCGTGAGGAACATGTTCACCGTCCCCATGAGAAACCTGATACTCCTCATAATCGGTCTCAAGGGCGAGAGCCACGGCTATGAAATCCTGAAGGAGATAGAGAAGGTAAGCAGGGGGACATGGAAGCCGAGCCACGGCAACCTGTATATTATGCTTAACAAAATGGTTGAAGAGGGCTTAATAGAGCCGAGGGAGGAGTACCACGGAAAACGGAAGCTGGTGAAGTACACTCTCACCGAAAAGGGCTGGAACTACATGAAGGAAGCGAACGAACTCGCGCTCCAGTCGCTCTACATCGCCGTCCAGTACCATGAAATGCTGAGGGAGAAGCTGAAGGAGATGGGTTACGGAAAGGAGATAACGGTGGAAGCAATAGATGGCTACGTCGAACTCCTCGACAGGATAATTTCAATCCTTGAGGAGAAGAAGAAAAGCCTGATGGAGCTGAAGGAAAAAGCCGGGAAAGAGAAAGAAAGGGGGGAACCCGTCACAGGAACGGGTTCCTGA
- a CDS encoding type II toxin-antitoxin system HicB family antitoxin yields MIVKFDVYFDGEYWCARGIDEDIFTQGKTLDELMKNLREAVELHFEEEIERGEERVVMTLSQFEVSRVEQTASS; encoded by the coding sequence ATGATAGTGAAGTTTGATGTATACTTCGACGGCGAATACTGGTGCGCGAGGGGAATAGACGAGGACATTTTCACACAGGGAAAGACCTTGGATGAACTTATGAAGAACCTCCGCGAGGCCGTTGAGCTTCATTTTGAGGAGGAAATCGAAAGGGGAGAAGAGAGAGTGGTTATGACGCTCTCACAGTTCGAGGTGTCCCGGGTTGAGCAGACTGCCAGTAGTTAG
- a CDS encoding MMPL family transporter: MAWNDWIAKHPKKVLLAWLIVIVLMAPLAGKLSEVTNYSEEQMVSHHIESIKVQDIMNKEFTRAQNENMTYLILTNISVNDENARKAYLEFKKRVEGRYAENVSSYYDAVDRLWDMDYNLTLNITRMAANMTGTLYSTAIQTQEGFGQVLNMTYYLKNSTEMTKNSLVSAARGYLALKKNLTSLWNQTVLLRDGLNQTDMAYVALHRNLTSTSESLRALNSTLAEMNAGLYALNSSYGMTYVGVVEVHKTLLSTGAYDRGNLTPEEAQLIANQTRTRPEFVYAVFNALYPVYAQAGSAAITDTLLANVTKEMVLAGTKDKSQKPLIKAYGAAFYAGVKTFDAGAGSPYALQNMNVTQLTGAVSEIASGALQSIPQAIAQSNQTVEVQGFGLLDSKTFSSIVGAALSLGPNPAPAAVENATVQIGLQLMSRMPGSPLTGMQNPEDILRALLTTGPTKELEKSLLLAGMSGMANGTASQFAPVIVDTVLSYDPNAEGVLSTNEGLLENATLSVIKGMVSQMGLQMDESVLKTIYDSNGDEKVLEGLAKNLLAEGMIKQLSSRGVPNAEKIAEAIVEIVSKDPQGIISGEMLEGATVEVMAAMSEGQAQEGENFNVSEVVKALYEGADPKALAEKLFLKGAKEKMAQMNNTAIPEEFKDVFMNLTETIVKNYPMSETELGKLVKNTVLSMVSSYAKSNPYGMQITFNGSKLVDIAFQFKNDPNTITREDVKPLAEELWPVVVEKAGTYLSMLKSDDNTTMLITFVPYGKPGPSDDLYKYRAENATKVKEIALEEFGKYFPNVVGALGGTPVENHEMAEYGRRDNQTTTQASVIMALIVLFLLMGMAVLATFLPFTGVATSALTALGIAYLLARGGILNIGSWAQMLTITTALGLGIDYSTYYVHRFREYIAEGYEHTKAVAEALRRAKDAVLASASTDIIAFASFILAWEFPIFQQMGIIAPLAVITVLIASLTFIPAITALIGDKSWFWWPRNTKHIKTMDVEERSRIAEWVIKHSKAVLIIALLIAAPATYAFVTFRGTQDMSLFLPQGSDTLKFMKLSEEKLGAAVMSPNYVILEFNGNVTEEDLRLIDQVTAHIASLNGVKAVYSPTRPYGEPVSNLTLSAIKALGGDRFISSKGDKVLIQVETVYKPTSEGAKEIVKELRAYVRGIARENPRVKAGLVGGGAALSMDLNNRINDIFWHRIIPVALILMFLSLIPTLKGLPAVASTMTTIFLGVMTSIWISTWLFKRIFEQQVMWFLPLMVFVVLMGVGIDYNSFYLVKARDEFERRKPEEALIVAAGTMDTLVIGLAVVLASTYGALMLSSTWGTREIGFALAAGILLTATMAVYFIGPAFMSLFGEKAWWPLFRNQKDAEKK, encoded by the coding sequence ATGGCGTGGAACGACTGGATAGCAAAGCACCCCAAGAAGGTGCTCTTAGCGTGGCTGATTGTTATCGTGCTCATGGCACCATTAGCCGGGAAGCTGAGCGAGGTCACCAACTACAGCGAGGAACAGATGGTCTCCCACCACATTGAGTCCATCAAAGTGCAGGATATAATGAACAAAGAGTTCACAAGGGCTCAGAACGAGAACATGACCTATCTCATCCTCACAAACATCAGCGTGAACGACGAGAATGCGAGGAAGGCATACCTAGAGTTTAAGAAGCGCGTTGAGGGGAGGTACGCCGAGAACGTGAGCTCCTACTACGATGCCGTGGATAGACTCTGGGACATGGACTACAACCTCACGCTGAACATAACGAGGATGGCCGCCAACATGACCGGAACCCTCTATTCCACCGCAATCCAGACTCAGGAGGGCTTTGGGCAGGTTCTCAACATGACATACTACCTGAAGAACAGCACCGAGATGACAAAGAACAGCCTCGTCAGCGCAGCCCGGGGATACCTCGCGCTTAAGAAGAACCTCACCAGCCTATGGAACCAGACAGTTCTCCTCAGGGATGGCCTGAACCAGACCGACATGGCTTACGTTGCCCTCCATAGAAACCTAACCTCGACAAGCGAGAGCCTAAGGGCGCTCAATTCAACGCTGGCGGAAATGAACGCGGGGCTCTACGCCCTCAACTCAAGCTATGGAATGACCTACGTTGGAGTTGTTGAGGTCCACAAGACCCTCCTCTCCACGGGGGCATACGATAGGGGCAACTTGACTCCAGAGGAGGCCCAGCTCATAGCCAACCAGACTAGGACGAGGCCGGAGTTCGTCTACGCAGTGTTTAACGCCCTCTACCCTGTTTACGCGCAAGCTGGAAGCGCCGCGATAACCGATACCCTCCTCGCGAACGTCACGAAGGAGATGGTCCTCGCCGGAACCAAGGATAAGAGCCAGAAGCCCCTTATCAAGGCGTATGGGGCGGCGTTCTACGCTGGAGTCAAGACCTTTGACGCCGGTGCTGGAAGCCCCTACGCCCTCCAGAACATGAACGTCACCCAACTCACTGGAGCAGTCTCGGAAATAGCCTCAGGGGCCCTCCAGAGCATTCCTCAAGCCATAGCACAGAGCAACCAGACGGTGGAGGTTCAGGGGTTCGGCCTTCTCGACTCGAAGACATTCTCCTCAATAGTTGGAGCGGCGCTTTCCCTCGGCCCGAACCCGGCACCAGCGGCAGTTGAAAACGCCACGGTGCAGATTGGGCTTCAGCTGATGTCGAGAATGCCTGGCAGCCCGCTGACAGGCATGCAAAACCCGGAGGATATCCTTAGGGCCCTTCTCACAACGGGCCCAACAAAGGAGCTCGAAAAGAGCCTCCTGCTGGCGGGAATGAGCGGAATGGCAAACGGGACAGCGAGTCAGTTCGCCCCGGTTATCGTCGATACGGTTCTCTCATACGACCCGAACGCGGAGGGGGTTCTCTCCACCAACGAGGGGCTCCTCGAAAACGCCACACTATCGGTTATTAAAGGTATGGTAAGCCAGATGGGTCTCCAGATGGACGAGAGCGTTCTTAAAACGATTTACGATAGCAACGGGGACGAGAAGGTCCTTGAAGGACTGGCGAAGAACCTGCTGGCAGAGGGAATGATCAAACAGCTCTCCTCTAGGGGCGTACCCAACGCAGAGAAAATAGCTGAGGCGATCGTTGAGATAGTCTCAAAGGACCCGCAGGGGATAATAAGCGGTGAGATGCTCGAGGGGGCCACCGTTGAGGTAATGGCCGCGATGAGCGAGGGGCAGGCACAGGAAGGCGAGAACTTCAACGTTTCTGAAGTTGTGAAGGCCCTCTACGAGGGAGCTGATCCAAAGGCCCTAGCAGAGAAGCTCTTCCTCAAGGGAGCCAAAGAAAAGATGGCCCAGATGAACAACACGGCCATTCCGGAGGAGTTCAAGGATGTCTTCATGAACCTCACGGAGACAATAGTGAAGAACTATCCGATGAGCGAGACCGAGCTGGGGAAGCTGGTGAAAAACACAGTCCTCTCAATGGTATCGAGCTACGCAAAGAGCAACCCATATGGAATGCAGATAACCTTCAACGGGTCAAAGCTCGTGGATATAGCCTTCCAGTTCAAGAATGATCCCAACACAATAACCAGGGAAGACGTTAAGCCCCTCGCCGAGGAGCTTTGGCCAGTTGTGGTGGAGAAGGCGGGCACATATCTGAGTATGCTCAAGAGCGACGACAACACCACGATGCTGATAACCTTCGTGCCCTACGGGAAGCCCGGTCCAAGCGACGATCTTTATAAGTACAGGGCGGAGAACGCAACCAAGGTCAAGGAGATAGCCCTAGAGGAGTTTGGGAAGTACTTCCCCAACGTTGTGGGTGCCCTCGGTGGAACCCCCGTGGAAAACCACGAAATGGCGGAGTACGGCCGGAGGGACAACCAGACCACAACGCAGGCGAGCGTCATAATGGCACTGATTGTGCTCTTTCTGCTCATGGGAATGGCAGTCTTGGCAACTTTCCTGCCGTTCACAGGTGTTGCAACCTCTGCTCTTACCGCCCTTGGAATAGCCTACCTGCTCGCCAGGGGTGGAATCCTAAATATCGGAAGCTGGGCCCAGATGCTGACCATAACTACTGCCCTCGGTCTCGGTATCGACTACTCGACCTACTACGTTCACCGCTTCAGGGAATACATCGCAGAAGGTTACGAGCACACAAAAGCTGTTGCGGAAGCACTAAGAAGGGCCAAGGACGCAGTCCTTGCGAGTGCCTCAACCGACATCATAGCCTTCGCTAGCTTCATCCTCGCCTGGGAGTTCCCGATATTCCAGCAGATGGGCATCATAGCTCCTCTCGCCGTAATTACGGTTCTCATAGCTAGTTTAACCTTCATCCCCGCAATAACCGCACTGATAGGTGACAAAAGCTGGTTCTGGTGGCCAAGGAACACTAAGCACATCAAAACCATGGACGTGGAGGAAAGGAGCAGGATAGCGGAATGGGTCATCAAGCATTCAAAGGCCGTACTGATTATAGCCCTCCTCATAGCCGCACCCGCCACGTATGCATTTGTAACTTTCAGAGGAACTCAGGATATGAGTCTTTTCCTCCCACAAGGAAGTGACACACTCAAGTTCATGAAGCTGAGCGAGGAGAAGCTCGGTGCAGCGGTGATGTCCCCCAACTACGTGATCCTTGAGTTTAATGGAAACGTTACTGAAGAGGACCTCAGACTGATAGACCAGGTAACTGCCCATATAGCCTCCCTCAACGGTGTAAAGGCAGTCTATTCACCAACCAGACCCTATGGTGAACCAGTCAGCAACCTGACGCTTTCGGCAATTAAAGCGCTCGGAGGAGATAGGTTCATCTCAAGCAAAGGGGATAAAGTGCTTATCCAGGTCGAGACAGTGTACAAACCAACCAGCGAAGGGGCCAAGGAGATCGTCAAAGAACTCAGAGCTTATGTAAGGGGAATCGCCAGGGAGAACCCGCGCGTGAAGGCCGGACTCGTCGGGGGAGGAGCAGCACTCTCAATGGATCTAAACAACAGAATCAACGACATCTTCTGGCACAGGATAATCCCAGTAGCGCTAATCCTGATGTTCCTGTCCCTCATACCGACACTCAAGGGGCTACCTGCAGTGGCTTCGACAATGACCACTATATTCCTTGGAGTTATGACGAGCATCTGGATTTCAACGTGGCTCTTCAAAAGGATTTTCGAACAGCAGGTCATGTGGTTCCTGCCGCTGATGGTCTTCGTCGTGCTCATGGGAGTTGGCATTGATTACAACAGCTTCTACCTCGTGAAGGCGAGGGACGAGTTCGAGCGCAGGAAGCCCGAGGAGGCGCTGATAGTTGCGGCGGGAACGATGGACACCCTGGTCATAGGCCTCGCGGTAGTCCTGGCCAGCACCTACGGAGCTCTGATGCTCAGCTCAACGTGGGGAACGAGGGAGATAGGCTTTGCACTCGCTGCTGGAATCCTCCTGACTGCGACGATGGCGGTCTACTTCATTGGACCAGCGTTCATGAGCCTCTTCGGCGAGAAGGCCTGGTGGCCTCTGTTCAGGAACCAGAAGGATGCCGAAAAGAAGTGA
- a CDS encoding aldolase: MSRLIKSQLVKYSRKAHERGLTAAFGGNLSIREGDLVFIKATGAVMDDMGTGQVAVIDMNGRQISGVRPSSEYRLHLAIYRERPDVRAIAHLHPPYSITAATVLKGELPIITPEAALYLGRIPIAPFREAGTEELAEVVAEAIRESDAALMERHGIVTVGRSLREAFYKAELVEESAKLWYMAKAEKRRE; the protein is encoded by the coding sequence ATGAGCCGATTAATCAAATCTCAGCTTGTGAAGTACTCAAGGAAGGCCCACGAGAGAGGTCTTACCGCAGCATTCGGCGGAAACCTGAGCATCAGGGAGGGGGATTTGGTCTTCATAAAGGCTACTGGAGCGGTCATGGACGATATGGGCACCGGACAGGTGGCAGTCATTGACATGAACGGGAGGCAGATTTCTGGAGTGAGACCTTCGAGCGAGTACCGCCTTCACCTCGCGATATACCGCGAAAGGCCGGACGTTAGGGCGATAGCACATCTCCACCCGCCGTACTCGATAACAGCCGCCACCGTTCTGAAGGGGGAACTCCCGATAATAACACCAGAGGCGGCCCTCTACCTCGGCAGAATACCAATAGCCCCGTTCAGGGAGGCCGGAACGGAGGAGCTGGCGGAAGTGGTTGCGGAGGCAATCCGTGAGAGCGACGCGGCCTTAATGGAAAGACACGGCATCGTCACCGTCGGAAGAAGCCTGAGGGAAGCCTTCTACAAAGCGGAACTGGTGGAAGAGAGTGCGAAACTGTGGTACATGGCAAAAGCCGAGAAACGCAGGGAATGA
- a CDS encoding DUF835 domain-containing protein — protein MTAFYSMIVAFILVAVAEFMGVLLRTSLEYGNTILLDVRSVILTLGALFLLASSVAFYIPFVRDRYMIIKVAAEPRGMRRYGAYWGGRKEVYAKFQEPTKKEGIPSLAVTRDSPAMFREKLGLTVTPVIWVSKVPNEDAVEPTRLPYFLEKLKAFLQSADIDKVILLDCVEYLMIENGNQAVFKFLTNLKDLALLNREILLVPVDKNALDEKTLGLLTSALSPISLLEQRERKTKE, from the coding sequence GTGACCGCCTTCTACTCAATGATAGTGGCGTTCATCCTGGTGGCCGTGGCCGAATTCATGGGCGTACTCCTGAGGACGTCACTGGAGTACGGCAATACAATCCTTCTCGACGTGAGGTCCGTCATTCTAACGCTCGGGGCGCTCTTCCTCCTCGCGTCCTCTGTGGCCTTCTACATACCCTTCGTCAGGGACAGGTACATGATAATAAAGGTTGCCGCCGAACCGCGAGGAATGCGCAGGTACGGGGCATATTGGGGAGGCAGGAAGGAAGTCTACGCCAAATTCCAGGAGCCCACAAAGAAGGAAGGCATCCCCAGCCTGGCGGTAACCAGAGACTCACCTGCGATGTTCCGTGAAAAGCTGGGCCTCACCGTGACTCCTGTCATATGGGTTTCAAAGGTCCCCAACGAAGATGCCGTGGAGCCCACGAGACTCCCGTACTTCCTTGAAAAGCTCAAGGCGTTCCTTCAGAGCGCCGACATCGACAAGGTAATCCTCCTAGACTGCGTGGAGTACCTTATGATAGAGAACGGCAACCAAGCTGTTTTCAAGTTCCTGACAAACCTGAAAGACCTGGCCCTTCTAAACAGGGAAATCCTTCTGGTCCCTGTGGACAAGAACGCCCTCGATGAGAAGACGCTGGGTCTCTTAACATCAGCGCTTTCCCCCATATCGCTCCTAGAGCAACGAGAGAGGAAGACAAAAGAGTAA
- a CDS encoding transglutaminase-like domain-containing protein — protein MASRLIKLTSLILAAFLVSVTLDVAFNNGEFSHKCLPHPFLERFEGVGEKVGEKLWKLVGVDPIRDELEKHLNSKEELSAVAPLAAQLKGENILESAWNVVSWEDEHMTYDGTRIDPLMKSIPQILKDGKGICGDYTLLTLALLLEMNYSPLYVLAITFNDSDTGHLTAVVEHDGKFYVVDQHPPLMDLASYYRHWAIYRVEYSNESPQHIQKAVLYKVFREGNSVKVEEIRSLSVEDFLSEDYNMTQVDIQRFSSDLLHAFSSEYVIPVDGRLEGAGERDGLPYSAVGIFVLKLPGYADYYLPETERELVDEVLRSVQDNGKLEEALQHSTGIWLSVSIDGNDIKITLYLGR, from the coding sequence ATGGCTTCCCGTTTAATAAAGCTGACATCCCTCATCCTGGCCGCCTTTCTGGTCTCGGTTACCCTCGATGTTGCCTTTAACAACGGCGAATTCTCCCATAAATGCCTTCCCCACCCCTTTCTGGAGCGTTTTGAGGGTGTTGGAGAGAAAGTGGGGGAGAAGCTGTGGAAGCTGGTTGGAGTGGATCCAATAAGGGACGAGCTGGAGAAGCACCTAAACAGCAAGGAGGAGCTCTCCGCCGTTGCCCCTCTCGCGGCTCAGCTTAAGGGGGAGAACATACTTGAATCTGCCTGGAACGTCGTCTCCTGGGAGGATGAGCACATGACCTACGATGGAACTCGGATTGATCCTCTGATGAAATCAATTCCCCAAATCCTGAAGGACGGTAAGGGCATCTGCGGGGACTACACCCTCCTTACCCTCGCCCTTCTCCTTGAAATGAACTACTCTCCCCTCTATGTCCTAGCCATAACTTTCAACGACTCCGATACCGGCCATCTCACGGCGGTCGTCGAGCATGATGGAAAGTTCTACGTGGTCGACCAGCACCCTCCCCTCATGGACTTAGCTTCCTACTACCGCCACTGGGCGATTTACAGGGTAGAATACTCCAATGAGAGTCCCCAGCATATCCAGAAGGCGGTTCTCTACAAAGTTTTCCGGGAGGGCAACTCCGTGAAGGTGGAAGAGATCAGAAGCCTCTCCGTTGAGGACTTCCTTTCTGAGGACTACAACATGACCCAGGTCGACATTCAAAGGTTCTCCAGCGATTTACTCCATGCTTTCTCCAGTGAATACGTTATTCCCGTTGATGGAAGGCTTGAAGGCGCCGGGGAGCGCGATGGCCTCCCTTACAGTGCGGTGGGGATATTCGTCCTCAAACTCCCAGGTTACGCGGATTACTACCTTCCAGAAACCGAACGGGAGTTGGTGGACGAAGTCCTTCGCAGCGTTCAGGATAACGGGAAGCTGGAGGAGGCCCTTCAGCACTCCACTGGCATCTGGCTCTCCGTTTCCATCGATGGAAACGACATAAAGATCACCCTATACTTAGGGAGATGA
- a CDS encoding radical SAM protein has product MERKKLKIYIPGIKFPSISLTGNACALNCAHCGRHYLQGMRKPQRGELLNYCLKLAEEGYNGCLLSGGMDGRLKVPLDFYADEIREIKKRTNLKLNAHAGFIDESDLEWIKYVDAVSLDFVGDDDVIRRVYKIDKTVEDYLRIINLLTKADVRIAPHITIGLDFGKIWWEYKAIDTLVEYPIDVLVLDVLIPTKGTEMENVPKPSVEESLEVVRYAREKFGGELSIGCMRPLGKWRLDFDRGAVLAGVDRLTNPPRKVMKWAKTVRDVEIIYECCVM; this is encoded by the coding sequence ATGGAAAGGAAAAAGCTCAAGATTTACATCCCCGGAATTAAATTTCCATCGATCTCGCTCACCGGGAACGCCTGCGCCCTGAACTGTGCCCACTGTGGGAGGCACTACCTCCAGGGTATGAGGAAGCCTCAAAGAGGAGAACTACTGAACTACTGTCTCAAGCTCGCTGAAGAGGGCTACAACGGCTGTCTCTTAAGCGGCGGCATGGACGGACGGCTTAAGGTTCCTCTTGATTTCTACGCCGATGAGATAAGAGAAATTAAAAAGAGAACGAACCTGAAGCTCAACGCCCACGCCGGCTTCATCGACGAAAGCGATCTTGAGTGGATAAAGTATGTCGATGCAGTTTCCCTCGACTTCGTTGGCGATGATGACGTGATAAGACGCGTTTACAAGATAGACAAGACCGTTGAGGACTACTTAAGAATTATCAACCTGCTCACCAAAGCCGACGTCAGGATTGCACCGCACATAACCATCGGCCTCGACTTTGGAAAGATATGGTGGGAGTACAAAGCCATAGACACTCTCGTGGAATACCCAATAGACGTTCTCGTTCTCGACGTTCTCATTCCAACGAAGGGGACCGAGATGGAGAACGTCCCAAAGCCGAGCGTGGAGGAGAGCCTAGAAGTCGTGCGGTATGCACGTGAGAAGTTTGGTGGAGAGCTGAGCATTGGATGTATGAGGCCTCTCGGAAAGTGGAGGTTGGATTTTGATAGAGGAGCTGTTTTAGCCGGCGTTGATAGACTGACGAACCCCCCGAGGAAGGTCATGAAGTGGGCAAAAACGGTGAGGGACGTTGAGATAATCTACGAGTGCTGCGTGATGTGA